Proteins encoded together in one Impatiens glandulifera chromosome 1, dImpGla2.1, whole genome shotgun sequence window:
- the LOC124922180 gene encoding uncharacterized protein LOC124922180: MVETRIDGELNEIRSRNQAQDERLLAQEARFERMEAMMTSMSDAINRLSTTGNNQVPPDEGQNLRGDNHRDRRRGEDVRHREVHNEERYQPPTRLSKIDFPRFNGEEVDDWIYGVEMFFQIDRTSEESKMDYACAHLTGRARCWFSSYLQHRLPGRAMTWNELKQLVLKEFGPSELDDPLDKGKDLKQTTTVKDFVRRGYLANKGGPLLPTPKAASFLNRGNNNGPYNRTSTNLASSSNSTGQYNRPTNTIPRKVNLDQKAYDEKKKNNQCFYCEEKWEYGHRCRAGAIAMINELFEEENQEEKLVETVDELEDGVAMTIEGSNTFDTMKVQETVGRNNVYILIDSGSTHNFINPRVIRNTKFVTSPAVKLMVTVASGHQLVSTTKCLGLQWSAQGIDFNVDARVLSIPKYDIILGIEWLVTLGGIQWDFKNLIMKFSFNGELRKLHGDTSNLVSMIEGRTLGKVIRKGANVAMLSIGESEGCESELYSVIISSPEADKEQKLEKLLIEFEELFREPTTLPPTRNYDHRNNLKEGAGTVSLRPYRYPALQKDEMEGMIEEMLKSGVIRKSFSPFSSPVVLVKKKDKS, encoded by the exons ATGGTGGAAACGCGTATAGACGGGGAGTTAAATGAAATCCGCAGCCGCAATCAAGCGCAAGACGAACGACTGTTGGCTCAAGAGGCCCGATTCGAAAGGATGGAAGCTATGATGACTTCAATGAGCGATGCAATCAACCGACTAAGTACAACTGGGAATAATCAAGTACCACCAGATGAAGGTCAAAATCTCCGAGGTGATAATCATCGTGATCGCAGACGAGGCGAAGATGTCAGACATCGGGAAGTTCATAACGAGGAAAGGTATCAACCTCCAACTAGGCTGTCAAAGATTGATTTTCCAAGGTTTAACGGCGAAGAGGTGGATGACTGGATTTACGGAGTCGAGATGTTTTTTCAAATAGACCGAACATCAGAAGAATCAAAGATGGATTATGCATGTGCTCATCTGACCGGTCGAGCGCGTTGCTGGTTTAGCTCATATTTACAACACCGACTTCCAGGGCGAGCTATGACATGGAACGAACTGAAGCAGTTAGTTTTGAAGGAATTTGGTCCAAGCGAATTGGATGATCCACTAGACAAAGGGAAGGACTTGAAGCAGACGACAACAGTTAAGGATTTCG TGCGGCGAGGCTATTTAGCAAACAAGGGAGGTCCATTACTGCCAACTCCGAAGGCTGCATCTTTCCTGAATCGAGGAAATAATAATGGACCGTATAATAGAACATCGACAAACCTTGCGAGCAGTTCTAATAGTACAGGCCAGTACAATAGACCAACAAATACTATTCCAAGAAAAGTCAATTTAGATCAGAAAGCGTATgacgagaaaaagaaaaacaaccaGTGCTTCTATTGTGAAGAGAAATGGGAGTATGGTCATAGATGCAGGGCGGGTGCCATTGCGATGATAAATGAACTATTCGAGGAAGAGAATCAGGAAGAAAAATTGGTTGAAACCGTGGACGAATTAGAAGATGGTGTTGCAATGACAATTGAAGGATCAAATACATTTGATACCATGAAGGTGCAAGAAACGGTAGGACGAAACAACGTATATATTCTGATAGACTCAGGAAGTACGCATAATTTTATTAACCCACGAGTGATCAGGAATACAAAATTTGTAACGTCTCCGGCGGTTAAACTAATGGTCACAGTAGCAAGCGGTCATCAATTGGTAAGTACTACCAAATGTCTTGGATTACAATGGTCAGCTCAGGGAATAGATTTCAATGTCGATGCACGAGTATTGTCCATTCCCAAGTATGACATTATACTCGGAATAGAATGGTTGGTGACACTTGGTGGAATTCAGTGGGACTTCAAGAATCTGAtaatgaaattttcatttaatggTGAACTGCGGAAGCTACACGGGGATACATCCAATTTGGTTTCCATGATAGAAGGCAGAACATTAGGGAAGGTTATCCGAAAGGGCGCTAATGTGGCTATGCTGAGTATTGGGGAATCAGAAGGGTGTGAATCGGAATTGTATTCCGTAATAATATCTTCACCAGAGGCTGACAAGGAACAAAAATTGGAGAAACTGTTAATAGAGTTTGAAGAATTATTCAGAGAACCTACAACACTTCCACCTACTCGCAATTATGATCATCGAAATAATCTCAAAGAAGGAGCAGGAACCGTTAGCTTAAGGCCATACCGATATCCTGCTCTTCAAAAGGATGAAATGGAAGGCATGATAGAAGAGATGCTTAAATCAGGAGTGATACGCAAAAGTTTTAGTCCATTTTCTTCACCCGTTGTGCTGGTAAAAAAGAAGGACAAAAGCTAG